In the Alligator mississippiensis isolate rAllMis1 chromosome 7, rAllMis1, whole genome shotgun sequence genome, one interval contains:
- the LOC109285103 gene encoding zinc finger and SCAN domain-containing protein 9 isoform X2: protein MAATQEAPPPALGLHFLYPLEEPAPPRVIKTEEPEALGPDPAWDPWLVPAGTLGDLLRWAAPPPHEATPPPCWWPPRGEPTASWEPAPAPTEHPLFEAGGGSGTGGFGPEEAAAILGPGKAGLFGAEAVVSLDKAAILGTEKAAILGPGKAGFFGMEAAAMLGMDKAALLGAGKAAMFGAEAAAMLGPPKAALFGAEAAAILATEKAGLLGAGKAGVFGAEAAAVLGADKAGVFGAEAAAILGADKAGVFGAGAAAMLALDKAALLGANKAGVFGPDVAAMLGSEKSTLLGPEKAALLGPEKTAPFGAEVAAMLTTDKAAILGADKAAAEARRQRFRAFRYQEAGSPREACARLRDLFHRWLEPQRRSKEQILELLVLEQFLTILPQEMQRWVWERGPETCAEAVAMAEGFQHSRQEPAVWEQQVTVRVKVEAPGLEESPPPPPPGGSWDATPRSPEVPTPAPPRPGSRPEPMRIPKEEPPTPPDTAALQSEPKPSPRPPAPGPHPCPQCGRSFRQSSALLSHQRAHAAAAAAAAATPGAPDRPHRCPHCPKGFSRGSQLGRHLRTHGAEKSHRCPQCPRSFYQGAELARHRASHARDRPYACERCAKRFRWRSDLLRHEVTHTGARPFGCPDCGKNFGQSSHLVRHRRTHTA, encoded by the exons ATGGCCGCCACGCAGgaagccccgccccccgcctTGGGCCTGCACTTCCTGTACCCCCTGGAGGAGCCGGCACCCCCCCGGGTCATCAAGACGGAGGAGCCCGAAGCCCTTGGGCCCGATCCAGCCTGGGACCCCTGGCTGGTGCCTGCTGGGACGCTGGGGGACCTGCTGCGCTGGGCTGCGCCACCGCCACACGAGGCCACGCCGCCGCCATGTTGGTGGCCCCCGCGGGGCGAGCCCACGGCCTCCTGGGAGCCGGCACCAGCACCCACCGAGCATCCCCTCTTTGAggcgggtggtggcagcggcacagGAGGCTTTGGGCCCGAGGAGGCGGCGGCCATCTTGGGGCCTGGCAAGGCAGGCCTCTTCGGGGCAGAGGCCGTGGTGAGCCTGGACAAGGCGGCCATCTTGGGGACGGAGAAAGCAGCTATCTTGGGGCCCGGCAAGGCGGGCTTCTTCGGCATGGAGGCGGCGGCCATGTTGGGCATGGACAAAGCGGCGCTGTTGGGGGCCGGGAAGGCGGCCATGTTTGGGGCAGAGGCGGCGGCCATGTTGGGCCCTCCCAAGGCAGCTCTCTTTGGGGCTGAAGCGGCAGCCATCTTGGCCACGGAGAAAGCAGGCCTGCTGGGGGCCGGCAAAGCGGGTGTCTTTGGCGCGGAGGCAGCGGCCGTTTTGGGGGCAGACAAGGCAGGGGTGTTTGGCGCGGAAGCGGCGGCCATTTTGGGGGCGGACAAGGCAGGCGTCTTCGGGGCCGGCGCAGCGGCCATGTTGGCTCTGGACAAAGCGGCTCTCTTGGGGGCCAATAAGGCAGGGGTCTTTGGGCCTGATGTGGCGGCCATGTTGGGCTCGGAGAAGTCAACCTTACTGGGCCCAGAGAAGGCGGCCCTCTTGGGCCCCGAGAAGACGGCCCCGTTTGGAGCTGAGGTGGCGGCCATGTTGACCACGGACAAGGCAGCCATCTTGGGGGCTGACAAGGCAGCTGCGGAGGCCCGGCGCCAGCGGTTCAGGGCCTTCCGGTACCAGGAAGCTGGGAGCCCGCGGGAGGCCTGTGCCCGACTCCGTGACCTCTTCCATcggtggctggagccccagcgccgcagcaaggagcagatcctggagctgctggtgctggagcagttcctgacCATCCTGCCCCAGGAGATGCAGCGCTGGGTGTGGGAGCGCGGCCCCGAGACCTGCGCCGAGGCCGTGGCCATGGCCGAGGGCTTCCAGCATAGCCGCCAGGAGCCCGCCGTGTGGGAGCAGCAG gtGACTGTGCGGGTGAAGGTGGAGGCTCCCGGCCTGGAGgagtcgccgccgccgccgccccccggaGGATCATGGGATGCCACACCCCGCTCCCCAGAGGTGCCTACACCTGCTCCGCCCCGGCCGGGGTCCCGCCCAGAGCCCATGCGCATACCCAAAGAggagccccccactccccccgaCACGG ctgcactCCAGAGCGAGCCGAAGCCATCGCCCCGACCCCCGgcaccaggcccccacccctgcccgcaGTGTGGGCGGAGCTTCCGCCAGAGCTCCGCCCTCCTGTCTCACCAACGGGCCCacgctgcggcggcggcggcagcagcagcgacCCCCGGCGCCCCCGACCGCCCCcaccgctgcccccactgcccgaAAGGCTTCTcacggggctcccagctgggccGCCACCTCCGCACCCACGGGGCAGAGAAATCCCACCGCTGCCCCCAGTGTCCCCGCAGCTTCTACCAGGGGGCAGAGCTGGCTCGGCACCGGGCTTCCCATGCCCGTGACCGCCCCTATGCCTGCGAGCGCTGTGCCAAGCGCTTCCGCTGGCGCTCGGACCTCCTGCGCCATGAGGTCACCCACACAGGTGCCCGCCCCTTTGGCTGCCCCGACTGTGGCAAGAACTTCGGGCAGAGCTCCCACCTTGTCCGCCACCGCCGCACCCACACGGCCTGA
- the LOC102575013 gene encoding serine protease 33, protein MHPPNTSLSLHLHNPRLPVHPSRSCKPSLPNASIHPPPLPSSLYPPSIRPCFSLPISPAACGRPAPDLALNPARVVGGTNARAGEWPWQVSLRHNRLHICGGALVAPQWVLTAAHCFEGPIRLGEYQVELGALELSHPPPEAILAPVAGVAVHPHFVGAGLSADLALVRLVQPVGLTPTILPICTPRPGQPFLPGTACWVTGWGSIVPEGLFLPRTLQKVELPLIEVDECNWLYQANSSSESSEIPEGYKLVQPDMVCAGYADGGKDSCHGDSGGPLACPQDGAWFLVGVVSFGLGCARPGRPGVYTRVAAFTPWIQEVMEAPPPSTAPRALAPSLWGLLFLCPLLAGP, encoded by the exons ATGCATCCACCCAACACCTCTTTGTCCCTCCATCTCCATAACCCCCGTCTGCCTGTCCATCCATCCAGGTCCTGCAAGCCATCCCTGCCaaatgcatccatccatccacctccGCTCCCCTCTTCTCTCTACCCCCCGTCCATCCGTCCATGcttctctctccccatctcccctgcagcctgcggGCGCCCAGCCCCCGACCTGGCCCTGAATCCAGCCCGCGTGGTGGGCGGGACCAATGCCCGCGCTGGGGAGTGGCCGTGGCAGGTCAGTCTCCGACACAACCGGCTCCACATCTGCGGGGGCGCCCTCGTGGCCCCCCAATGGGTCCTCACGGCTGCCCACTGCTTCGAGGG TCCCATCAGGCTCGGCGAATACCAGGTGGAGCTGGGGGCCCTGgagctgtcccacccaccccccgAGGCCATCCTGGCACCTGTGGCAGGGGTGGCCGTGCACCCCCACTTTGTGGGGGCAGGGCTCAGTGCTGACCTGGCCCTGGTCCGCTTGGTCCAGCCCGTGGGCCTCACCCCGACCATCCTGCCCATCTGCACCCCCCGGCCCGGCCAGCCCTTCCTGCCGGGCACAGCCTGCTGGGTCACCGGCTGGGGCAGCATTGTGCCTGAGG GCCTGTTCCTGCCCCGGACACTGCAGAAGGTGGAGCTGCCCCTGATCGAGGTGGACGAATGCAACTGGCTCTACCAGGCCAACTCCAGCTCCGAGTCCTCCGAGATCCCAGAAGGCTACAAGCTGGTCCAGCCGGACATGGTGTGCGCGGGCTACGCCGATGGGGGCAAGGACTCCTGCCAT gGCGACTCGGGAGggcccctggcctgcccccaggATGGGGCCTGGTTCCTTGTGGGGGTTGTGAGTTTTGGCTTGGGATGCGCCCGCCCTGGGCGCCCAGGGGTCTACACCCGCGTCGCCGCATTCACCCCCTGGATCCAGGAGGTCATGGAGGCAccgccccccagcactgccccccgggCCCTGGCACCCTCCCTGTGGGGACTGCTGTTCCTCTGCCCACTGCTAGCAGGGCCCTGA
- the LOC102573440 gene encoding microfibril-associated glycoprotein 4 isoform X2: MEASGLVSFGVFLTLVVFTQGQAISSQGEKMGCGAEAVPVDCQDVYETGETEDGVYLIYPAGASHPLPVYCDMTTDNSVWTVFQKRFNGSVSFFRGWNDYRFGFGRADGLQNIHHLTLKNRYELRVDLEDFENNTVSAKYSEFALSPNAISAEEDGYSLHVAGFTDGGAGDSLTYHAGQRFSTFDRDQDLYVQNCAALSSGAWWFRSCHFSHLNGVYLGGPHLSPTHGLHWAAWKGFQYSLRRSQMQLRRL; encoded by the exons GCCTCCGGGCTGGTCAGTTTTGGGGTCTTCCTCACTCTGGTGGTCTTCACTCAAGGACAAGCCATCAGCTCCCAAG GTGAGAAGATGGGGTGCGGCGCGGAGGCCGTGCCGGTGGACTGCCAGGATGTCTATGAGACAGGCGAGACAGAGGATGGCGTGTACCTCATCTACCCTGCAGGTGCCAGCCACCCCCTGCCCGTCTACTGCGACATGACCACCGACAACAGCGTCTGGACG GTTTTCCAGAAGAGGTTCAATGGCTCCGTCAGCTTTTTCCGGGGCTGGAACGACTATCGCTTTGGGTTCGGGAGAGCCGACG ggctgcagaacaTCCACCACCTGACGCTGAAGAACCGCTACGAGCTGCGCGTGGACCTGGAGGACTTTGAGAACAACACGGTCTCGGCCAAGTACTCAGAGTTCGCCCTGTCACCCAACGCCATCAGCGCCGAGGAGGACGGCTACTCCCTGCACGTGGCCGGCTTCACTGACGGCGGGGCCG GCGACTCGCTGACTTACCACGCGGGCCAGCGGTTCTCGACCTTCGACCGGGACCAGGACCTTTACGTGCAGAACTGCGCTGCACTCTCATCCGGAGCCTGGTGGTTCCGCAGCTGCCACTTCTCGCACCTCAACGGCGTCTACCTGGGTGGCCCCCACCTCTCGCCTACCCACGGCCTGCACTGGGCTGCCTGGAAGGGCTTCCAGTACTCACTGCGCCGCAGCCAGATGCAGCTCCGCCGCCTCTGA
- the LOC102573440 gene encoding microfibril-associated glycoprotein 4 isoform X1 codes for MEASGLVSFGVFLTLVVFTQGQAISSQGEKMGCGAEAVPVDCQDVYETGETEDGVYLIYPAGASHPLPVYCDMTTDNSVWTVFQKRFNGSVSFFRGWNDYRFGFGRADGEYWLGLQNIHHLTLKNRYELRVDLEDFENNTVSAKYSEFALSPNAISAEEDGYSLHVAGFTDGGAGDSLTYHAGQRFSTFDRDQDLYVQNCAALSSGAWWFRSCHFSHLNGVYLGGPHLSPTHGLHWAAWKGFQYSLRRSQMQLRRL; via the exons GCCTCCGGGCTGGTCAGTTTTGGGGTCTTCCTCACTCTGGTGGTCTTCACTCAAGGACAAGCCATCAGCTCCCAAG GTGAGAAGATGGGGTGCGGCGCGGAGGCCGTGCCGGTGGACTGCCAGGATGTCTATGAGACAGGCGAGACAGAGGATGGCGTGTACCTCATCTACCCTGCAGGTGCCAGCCACCCCCTGCCCGTCTACTGCGACATGACCACCGACAACAGCGTCTGGACG GTTTTCCAGAAGAGGTTCAATGGCTCCGTCAGCTTTTTCCGGGGCTGGAACGACTATCGCTTTGGGTTCGGGAGAGCCGACGGCGAGTACTGGCTGG ggctgcagaacaTCCACCACCTGACGCTGAAGAACCGCTACGAGCTGCGCGTGGACCTGGAGGACTTTGAGAACAACACGGTCTCGGCCAAGTACTCAGAGTTCGCCCTGTCACCCAACGCCATCAGCGCCGAGGAGGACGGCTACTCCCTGCACGTGGCCGGCTTCACTGACGGCGGGGCCG GCGACTCGCTGACTTACCACGCGGGCCAGCGGTTCTCGACCTTCGACCGGGACCAGGACCTTTACGTGCAGAACTGCGCTGCACTCTCATCCGGAGCCTGGTGGTTCCGCAGCTGCCACTTCTCGCACCTCAACGGCGTCTACCTGGGTGGCCCCCACCTCTCGCCTACCCACGGCCTGCACTGGGCTGCCTGGAAGGGCTTCCAGTACTCACTGCGCCGCAGCCAGATGCAGCTCCGCCGCCTCTGA
- the LOC109285103 gene encoding uncharacterized protein LOC109285103 isoform X1, producing MEGGERKSALRRTSPAANQGTRGTGSPAPSLSSCPSPSPQAGPASASPARATGPRPASAPPRRHRHHRGRPQQPPKMAATQEAPPPALGLHFLYPLEEPAPPRVIKTEEPEALGPDPAWDPWLVPAGTLGDLLRWAAPPPHEATPPPCWWPPRGEPTASWEPAPAPTEHPLFEAGGGSGTGGFGPEEAAAILGPGKAGLFGAEAVVSLDKAAILGTEKAAILGPGKAGFFGMEAAAMLGMDKAALLGAGKAAMFGAEAAAMLGPPKAALFGAEAAAILATEKAGLLGAGKAGVFGAEAAAVLGADKAGVFGAEAAAILGADKAGVFGAGAAAMLALDKAALLGANKAGVFGPDVAAMLGSEKSTLLGPEKAALLGPEKTAPFGAEVAAMLTTDKAAILGADKAAAEARRQRFRAFRYQEAGSPREACARLRDLFHRWLEPQRRSKEQILELLVLEQFLTILPQEMQRWVWERGPETCAEAVAMAEGFQHSRQEPAVWEQQVTVRVKVEAPGLEESPPPPPPGGSWDATPRSPEVPTPAPPRPGSRPEPMRIPKEEPPTPPDTAALQSEPKPSPRPPAPGPHPCPQCGRSFRQSSALLSHQRAHAAAAAAAAATPGAPDRPHRCPHCPKGFSRGSQLGRHLRTHGAEKSHRCPQCPRSFYQGAELARHRASHARDRPYACERCAKRFRWRSDLLRHEVTHTGARPFGCPDCGKNFGQSSHLVRHRRTHTA from the exons ATGGAGGGCGGGGAGAGGAAATCCGCTCTGCGACGGACAAGCCCCGCGGCCAATCAGGGGACGAGAGGGACTgggagccccgccccctccctttcctcctgcccctcccccagcccccaggcagGACCGgcctctgccagcccagcccgGGCCACAG gTCCCAGACCGGCGTCAGCCCCGCCCCGCCGTCATCGTCATCATCGTGGTCGCCCCCAGCAACCACCCAAGATGGCCGCCACGCAGgaagccccgccccccgcctTGGGCCTGCACTTCCTGTACCCCCTGGAGGAGCCGGCACCCCCCCGGGTCATCAAGACGGAGGAGCCCGAAGCCCTTGGGCCCGATCCAGCCTGGGACCCCTGGCTGGTGCCTGCTGGGACGCTGGGGGACCTGCTGCGCTGGGCTGCGCCACCGCCACACGAGGCCACGCCGCCGCCATGTTGGTGGCCCCCGCGGGGCGAGCCCACGGCCTCCTGGGAGCCGGCACCAGCACCCACCGAGCATCCCCTCTTTGAggcgggtggtggcagcggcacagGAGGCTTTGGGCCCGAGGAGGCGGCGGCCATCTTGGGGCCTGGCAAGGCAGGCCTCTTCGGGGCAGAGGCCGTGGTGAGCCTGGACAAGGCGGCCATCTTGGGGACGGAGAAAGCAGCTATCTTGGGGCCCGGCAAGGCGGGCTTCTTCGGCATGGAGGCGGCGGCCATGTTGGGCATGGACAAAGCGGCGCTGTTGGGGGCCGGGAAGGCGGCCATGTTTGGGGCAGAGGCGGCGGCCATGTTGGGCCCTCCCAAGGCAGCTCTCTTTGGGGCTGAAGCGGCAGCCATCTTGGCCACGGAGAAAGCAGGCCTGCTGGGGGCCGGCAAAGCGGGTGTCTTTGGCGCGGAGGCAGCGGCCGTTTTGGGGGCAGACAAGGCAGGGGTGTTTGGCGCGGAAGCGGCGGCCATTTTGGGGGCGGACAAGGCAGGCGTCTTCGGGGCCGGCGCAGCGGCCATGTTGGCTCTGGACAAAGCGGCTCTCTTGGGGGCCAATAAGGCAGGGGTCTTTGGGCCTGATGTGGCGGCCATGTTGGGCTCGGAGAAGTCAACCTTACTGGGCCCAGAGAAGGCGGCCCTCTTGGGCCCCGAGAAGACGGCCCCGTTTGGAGCTGAGGTGGCGGCCATGTTGACCACGGACAAGGCAGCCATCTTGGGGGCTGACAAGGCAGCTGCGGAGGCCCGGCGCCAGCGGTTCAGGGCCTTCCGGTACCAGGAAGCTGGGAGCCCGCGGGAGGCCTGTGCCCGACTCCGTGACCTCTTCCATcggtggctggagccccagcgccgcagcaaggagcagatcctggagctgctggtgctggagcagttcctgacCATCCTGCCCCAGGAGATGCAGCGCTGGGTGTGGGAGCGCGGCCCCGAGACCTGCGCCGAGGCCGTGGCCATGGCCGAGGGCTTCCAGCATAGCCGCCAGGAGCCCGCCGTGTGGGAGCAGCAG gtGACTGTGCGGGTGAAGGTGGAGGCTCCCGGCCTGGAGgagtcgccgccgccgccgccccccggaGGATCATGGGATGCCACACCCCGCTCCCCAGAGGTGCCTACACCTGCTCCGCCCCGGCCGGGGTCCCGCCCAGAGCCCATGCGCATACCCAAAGAggagccccccactccccccgaCACGG ctgcactCCAGAGCGAGCCGAAGCCATCGCCCCGACCCCCGgcaccaggcccccacccctgcccgcaGTGTGGGCGGAGCTTCCGCCAGAGCTCCGCCCTCCTGTCTCACCAACGGGCCCacgctgcggcggcggcggcagcagcagcgacCCCCGGCGCCCCCGACCGCCCCcaccgctgcccccactgcccgaAAGGCTTCTcacggggctcccagctgggccGCCACCTCCGCACCCACGGGGCAGAGAAATCCCACCGCTGCCCCCAGTGTCCCCGCAGCTTCTACCAGGGGGCAGAGCTGGCTCGGCACCGGGCTTCCCATGCCCGTGACCGCCCCTATGCCTGCGAGCGCTGTGCCAAGCGCTTCCGCTGGCGCTCGGACCTCCTGCGCCATGAGGTCACCCACACAGGTGCCCGCCCCTTTGGCTGCCCCGACTGTGGCAAGAACTTCGGGCAGAGCTCCCACCTTGTCCGCCACCGCCGCACCCACACGGCCTGA
- the LOC132251623 gene encoding uncharacterized protein LOC132251623 — MNLGADLALVLLARRVGRICPIPLRCAAPSPFPAPSAGPRAGAARVGDGRAGSPAVAGVTPLCWTWLGFPSSSLVPTGLIYYDNPSPRYRGRPSASSCVSGRPQAPLGARTGSLTPPLRRLHGQSPGHRQGAKTRLSTKLPSGPLAWGAVLDLVLDSHYDPGNKDANWQWSSWHRLYPPRLAPAPSGYGPHPLRGHLVLGKQLRGAAPHR; from the exons ATGAACCTCGGGGCTGACCTGGCCCTCGTGCTTCTGGCGCGGAGGGTGGGCAGAATCTGCCCCATCCCCCTgcggtgtgcagcccccagccccttcccggcACCCAGTGCTGGGCCACGGGCTGGAGCTGCCCGAGTTGGGgacggcagggctgggagcccggcCGTTGCAGGTGTAACCCCCCTCTGTTGGACCTGGCTGGGCTTCCCTTCATCCTCCTTGGTCCCGACAGGTCTGATCTACTACGACAACCCCAGTCCCCGTTATCGGGGCCGCCCCAGTGCGAGCAGCTGTGTGAGCGGCCGCCCCCAGGCACCTCTGGGGGCCCGGACTGGATCACTGACACCGCCCCTGCGCCGGCTACACGGACAGTCACCAGGGCATCGACAAG GAGCCAAGACCCGGCTGAGTACCAAGTTGCCTTCAGGACCCCTTGCGTGGGGGGCAGTCCTTGACCTTGTCCTTGACTCCCACTATGACCCGGGAAACAAGGATGCCAATTGGCAGTGGTCCTCCTGGCACAGGCTGTACCCCCCACGGCTCGCACCTGCCCCATCTGGATatggcccccaccccctccgtGGGCACCTGGTGCTGGGCAAGCAGCTGCGGGGGGCTGCACCCCACAGGTGA